The sequence below is a genomic window from Candidatus Omnitrophota bacterium.
AAAAACAAGTAGCGCATAAGGCGCATTTCCATCGCTGGGTAATTTTGCCAGATGCCCAAATATTACCACTAACACTAACATGGTTAAAAATGGCCTCAAGACCGCCCAAAGCACTCCGATAATCGTTTGTTTATAGCGCACTGAAACATCTCGCCAAGCTAAAATTATAAAAAGTTCGCGATACCGCCACAGGTCATTCCAGTAGTTTATCGCGGCTCTGCCGGGCTCAAGAATTATAATTTCTTCATTCATGTTTTAGAAAGTTTGAGGCTTTCATCAGATTCTGCGGGGTTCCGATATCAACAAAATCTTTTTTACAGTAATAACCATAACAATTTTTACCTGCTAATGCAGGAAACAGGTCATACTCTAAAGAGAAAATCTTATTCTCACCCATAAATTGAAAAATTTCCTTCCCCATAAGATATATCCCTACACTACAAAAACTGCCCTTCAAAGGTTTTACTTTTTCATTAAACTTCACAATTCTTTCCCTATGATCCAAAATTACTACTCCGGAATTTTGATCATCCTTTGGCCTAGACAAAACAATAGAAAGCAATGCTTTCTTCTTAAGATGGAATTTATAGAAATCAGAAAAGTTAACTCTGCAAAATGAATCTCCATTTAAAACCAAAAAAGAGCTGGATAGTATCAATGATTGCGCATTTTTTATCGCTCCGCCTGTACCTAATGGCTTTTTTTCCTGCGAAAGCACTATTTCTAACGATTTCGGAATTCGCTTATAATGCTTTCTAATAGCATCGCCCATATATCCTGAACAGAGAATGAACCGTTTTAAGCCAAAACCAGCTAAATATTGGATAAGGATATCAAGAAATGGCTTGTTATTAACCTGGGCCATAGGCTTCGGACGGTCACTTACCGCCGGCCTCAACCTCCTGCCTAAGCCGCCGCATAAAATCACCACATCTATATTTTTCATGTATCTCTAATAAAAATCCTGGGTTGAATACATAATCACTTGACTTCCCAGTTTTTCAAAAGAAAAAGGCACATAAAGAATTTTGCTTAACCTTTCCTTTATCTTAAGCTGGACCTGCGGCTGGGCGAATACCAGGATAAACCCACCGCCTCCGGCGCCCAACAGCTTTCCACCAAGCGCACCGGCGCTAAGAGCCGTTTCATAAATAGCATCGATTTCGCTAGTAGAAATCATCCTGGTAAGGCTGCGCTTGATTTGCCAGGATTCATGCAGTAATTTGCCAAAATCTTGGATATCGCAGGAACCGCTATTCAGGATACCTACTGCCTTATCCACCATCCCCTGCATTCCTTGCAACTGATTCTTTAATGCGGGCGTCTTCTTAATCTGCTCTTGCGCAATATCCGAAGCATTGCGGGAGAACCCGGTAAAAAATAACATCAGGTGACTCTGCAATAACTCAATTTTTTCTTTAGGGATAGTTATAGGATTAACATAAAATTCATTTTCACCGCCAAACTCAATTTTATTTAAACCTCCAAAAGCAACGGCAACCTGATCTTGGGCGCCAACGTTTTCCTTAATCAAATTGTGCTCCACATTAATTGCGTCACGCGCTAATTGCCGCTTAGTAATCATCTTGCCCTTAAGCGCGTTTAAGGCATGTAAAAATCCTACGGTAAAAGCTGAACTTGAGCCAACTCCGGATCTTGCCGGAATGTCGCTAGTATGCACCATCTCGATCCCATGATCAATATTCATGAATTTTAAGCATTCCCGCACAGATGGATGTTGGATCTCAGGGATATCTTGCGTTTCCTCGCGCTCCACGTAACGAATACGATACTTATGATTAAAGAAAGGAGGCAGATACCGGCAATTAATATAACAATATTTATTAATCGTGGTGCTTAAGACAGCCCCACCATTTTCCTTATACCATAGAGGATAATCTGTGCCTCCTCCAAAGAAAGAAATCCTTAAAGGAGTACGCGTAATAATCATGTGTTAACCTTCTTATACCAGGAAATTGTTTTAGCTATGCCATTATAAATATCGGTTTTAGGAATAAACCCCAGAGAATCTTGGGCTTTTTTAATATCAATTAAACGCACAGGAATCATTGAAGGTTTGGTTGAATCATAGGTTATTCGGGCATTCTGATATCCTTCAATCTCAAGGGCCATGCGTAGAATTTCTTTTAAATTATAAGCTTTGCCTTGCGCGATATTCACCGCGTCAAAAGTAGAGATTTTTTCCGCAGCCAGAATCAAGCCGTCTATAAAATCATCAATATAAATCAGGTCCCTGATGTCTTGTCCTGTGCCCCAAATTTTAATCGGGTCATGCCGTTCGATTACTTTCCTTAATGTAGCTGCCATCATATGAGAAGTAGCAAAATCAAAATCATCATATGGCCCATAGATATTAGACGGCCGCACCACTACGCAAGGCATAGGATTTTTAAGTTTCTGCGAATACAAACGGCAAAGGATTTCGATAAACCTCTTCATCCATCCCACGCCGAAATAAATATCATACGGATCGGCATCAAACATTTCTTTCTCGGTTACCGGATTATCGCCGCTGGGAGGATACGCAGCATTACTGCTTAAGAAAATAAACTTTTTTACCTGCGCGAAATAAGCAGCTTCCAGTACCTGAGAGTTCATGATAATGTTAGGGGTTACGTGCACCAATGGGGTTGAAGCAATGACTGCAGCCCCAGAGGTGTTTGCGGCGCACATAAAGACGTACTCCATGTCCGCAACAACTTTCCGGCAATCTTCCATATGCATTAAATCGCATCTGATATACTCAATCCGATCATCAGAAACGACAGGATCTTTTCTGTGGATAGTTGCCCTTATCTTGGCACCTAAAGAGATCATCCTTTTGATCAGATTTGCCCCTACAAAACCTGCGCCACCGGTTATTAAAACTTTCTTATTGTAAAACATCGCCCTCTCCCGAATCTCTTTTAGATAAAATTGGTTTTTCTACCGGCCACGGGATATTCAACCTGGGATCATTCCAGCTGATGGTAAACTGACTGGCGCGATCATAATTAGTAGACTGTTTATAATGAAAAATCGCCTGCTCGGATAAGACAAGATGCCCATTGCCAAATTTCGGAGGCACTAGTACCTGCAAGCGATTATCCTCCGACAAAACAAATGCGTCCCACTGTCCGTATTGAGCAGACGCCTTATCCCAATTTACCACCGCCAGATAGAACTTTCCCGAAAGACAAGAAATCAGTTTCCAAGTTTTATTATCTCCGTGTATGCCTCTTAAAACATGCTTTGATGAAACCGAAATATCATCTTGAATAAAATCAATATCAATTCCGGATTTCCGGTAAAGTTGATCATTATAGATTTCAATATATCTTCCCCTGAAATCCTCAAATATGGTTGGGGGAGTCACTAACAAAACACCATCCATCTTGGTTTTCTCAACCTTCATCGTCTACTCCTTAAAATAGTTTTTCTTTGCTAAATACTCACCTTGGTTATCAATAAACCAATCCCAAGTTTGTTTTAGGCCTTCCCTTAACGATGTATCAGGAGAGTAATTAAATAATTTCCGCGCCAATGAAATATCCATTACCCTCATCGGAAAACCAGAAGATTTCGTAATGTCAAAACGATAATTAAAATCAAGAAATGTATGCAGCGTCTCTACCAACTCCTTAATAGACACTCCTTTGCCGCTACCCAGATTTACAAAACCAGAGCCAGTTCCGTAAAGAAGCGCCAAAATTACTCCCTCTGCCACATCCAGACTATAAGCAAAATCACGTATCGCAGAGCCATCCCCCCAGACAATTACCGGATCCTCTTTTTTAGAAATTCTATACATTAAAGAAGGAATTACCATCGCATTATCAGGGTCAAAGTTATCTCCCGGACCATAGACATTGCAAGGCCTGACTACGGAAAAATTATCCAGCCCATACTGGATCTTATATGCCTGGACCTGTAATTCCGCCATTCTTTTCGCCCATCCCGGGAACATGTCCATGGGCGGACCATCTAAATTTTCAGTTTCCTTAAAAACTTCTGCTGAAGCGTAAGCCCCGATTGAACTTGTATAAACAACTTTCTTCACTTTATTAAGCCTTGCTGCCTCCAAAACATTAGTGTTAAACATCAAAAGCGGAACAAAAAAGCTAGCCGGCTTCTTCTTAGTAACATCAATTGACCCTTTTATACCTGCCAGATGAAAAACAAAATCCATGTCCTTGGTAAGCTCTTTACATAGATTAAAGTCTGTCAAATCGCCTAAAACATGTTCAGCCCTATCGTCAACTCTTAGCTTATCCAAAGAAACAATCTTAACCCTGGAACCATTGTCACATAAAATCTTAACTACCTGCCTGCCGATAAGCCCTGTGCCACCGGTGACCAAGACATTCTTTTTATTGAAAATTTTTAAAGTATCCGCTTTAATCATCAGCTAAAAACTTCTCCCTTCCGAACCATCTACTGCAATAGATGCCCCGTTAACTAAACTGGATTTCGCTGAACAAATAAAAACCACTACATCCGCCACCTCTTCAGGTTTTCCCAGCCTGCCTAAAGGAAATTTATCATCCAGCATGATCTTAAATCCAGCAGGATCATTCTTTTTTTGGGCTTCCCAGCCTGTATCAGGGATCATTATGCATCCAGGGGCAACGCTATTAAAAGTTACCCCATCCCTAACAATCTCCTTTTTTAGCGAAAGATTCTTTATCAATGTTGTCTGAGAAGTCTTGGCAATATTAAACCATGGCCTGCCGCCAGCTTCCCTACCATAGAGAGAAGTGATATTAATCACCCTTCCCCATTTCTGCCTTCGCATATAAGGAACCGCCAGCTTGATAAAGCGGATAGAACTTAAAACATTCTTATCATAAACTTCCTGCCAGACTTTCTCATCCGTAGCAATGGCGTCTTCCTGCCCCCATCTGCCTCCTCCACCAACATTATTAACCAAAATATGCAACGTACCCCATTTCTTTATAATCTTATTAAACACCCGATTGACATCTTTTTTAATTGTAACATCTGCTTCAATAGCCAGATAATCCACTCCCTTAGATTTTAATTTTTCCCGCATCCCGCGTACACGCGAGGCTGTGCGCGAACACACTGCAACATTACACCCTTCATCAGCTAATCCCAGAGCTATTGCTTCACCAATCCCATGGGTTCCGCCTGTAACTAAAGCATATTTATTCTTTATACCTAGATTCATTATTTTAATATCCTCCATACGAGCAGATTATACCCATCCATAAATAAATTCCCGAAGAATAAACGTTTAACTTTGATAATTTCAATTCTTCCTTCTTTTTCTAGCTCTTGCAATCTTGATAAAAAACCCTGGGTATACCCTCGTTTTTGATGAAACTTAACAGCAAGGTAATCTAATAGATTATCGTTATCATATAATTCAATAATCGGCTCACTATGTACGCATAGTCCGGGGCGGTTTCGTAAAAGATACTGTAGAAAATCCTCAAATTTTCCCGCTAATTGCTCAATAGAACCAATTGTGAAAATTAGGCTATTTTCTTGAATCTTAAAACTTTCTGTGGGATTAATCATATCAAAAATATTACCCTTCAATCTTAGGTTATGGGCCTGACCTATTTTATTAACTAAATCTACTGACGATTGCACAAAATCCGTGCCGTATAGATTCTTGTCTGGGTATAGCTTCGAAAGGGCAACTAAATTAAAGCCGGTTCCGCATCCAAATTCATATATATTCCTGAAATCTTTAAAGTAAGTCATAAAAATCCATTCCCTAAAAACATTATAATAATTAAATTCAAAGTCTTTGTTAACCGAACGAATATAATTCTGCTTATAACGCATTATCTTGTTCGGCTTGATAAATCTCGGAACCAACATTTTCAAATCATAACCGCTATCAATAAAATCCTTTAGATTTTCGCCCCAACCGTTATTCCAAGTCTCTTGACGTTCTTTAGCACCAATAGTTTGCCTGTCGGCCTCGATCTTCATTAAAACTTCTAATATAACATGATCCCTACTGTCTCCATCAATGATCTCATAATCAAAATCAACACCATTGATTATATGGCCACATTTTCTCGAGATATCTTCCGAGGTAGTGCCTAGTGAATCAGCAAAATCATCAAAACCTACTTTTGGCATTTTCTTAACTCCTTAAGGACTATTTTACTTACAGTTTCTTGATCTAAGCCATACAGCTGATCTAACCACTCTCTTGTCCCATAATCAAAACACTGCTTATCTTCTAAGGCAATCCGTTTCAGAGTAATAGCCTTGCGATTATCGGATATAAGTTCGCTTATAATAGTGCCGATTCCTCCTACAATAGAATTCTCTTCAATAGTAATTAGATACTTTGCCCCCTCAAAGCATTTCAACAGCGCTTCTCTGTTTAAAGGTTTTAACTTATATAAATCTATTAATCCAACACTTAGATTATTTTTCTCCAGCGTTTCCGCTAATTTTACCGCTTCTTTAGTAATAAACCCGGTACTAATAATATTGACCTCTTTAAGAGGCTTGATTATTTTAAAGCCCGTAGAATAATCATAATCCTTCTCATATAAATTCGGGAATTTACCTTTATCCAGCCTTACATAGACTGGACTATTGGACTGATATGCAATCTGCGCGCAACTGGCAGATAACGTAC
It includes:
- a CDS encoding class I SAM-dependent methyltransferase; this encodes MPKVGFDDFADSLGTTSEDISRKCGHIINGVDFDYEIIDGDSRDHVILEVLMKIEADRQTIGAKERQETWNNGWGENLKDFIDSGYDLKMLVPRFIKPNKIMRYKQNYIRSVNKDFEFNYYNVFREWIFMTYFKDFRNIYEFGCGTGFNLVALSKLYPDKNLYGTDFVQSSVDLVNKIGQAHNLRLKGNIFDMINPTESFKIQENSLIFTIGSIEQLAGKFEDFLQYLLRNRPGLCVHSEPIIELYDNDNLLDYLAVKFHQKRGYTQGFLSRLQELEKEGRIEIIKVKRLFFGNLFMDGYNLLVWRILK
- a CDS encoding 1-deoxy-D-xylulose-5-phosphate synthase translates to MSLADMDIRDAFFQEIYNIAMKDKDVIFITADADSFVLRDYKKDFPDQFINASVAEQNMIAVAAGLALSGKKVFILALIPFVTLRCLEHIKVNICSMNLPVTIIGLGAGFGSGIDGPTHHAVDDIAIMRILPEITILNPSDSTLSASCAQIAYQSNSPVYVRLDKGKFPNLYEKDYDYSTGFKIIKPLKEVNIISTGFITKEAVKLAETLEKNNLSVGLIDLYKLKPLNREALLKCFEGAKYLITIEENSIVGGIGTIISELISDNRKAITLKRIALEDKQCFDYGTREWLDQLYGLDQETVSKIVLKELRKCQK
- a CDS encoding SDR family oxidoreductase, producing MNLGIKNKYALVTGGTHGIGEAIALGLADEGCNVAVCSRTASRVRGMREKLKSKGVDYLAIEADVTIKKDVNRVFNKIIKKWGTLHILVNNVGGGGRWGQEDAIATDEKVWQEVYDKNVLSSIRFIKLAVPYMRRQKWGRVINITSLYGREAGGRPWFNIAKTSQTTLIKNLSLKKEIVRDGVTFNSVAPGCIMIPDTGWEAQKKNDPAGFKIMLDDKFPLGRLGKPEEVADVVVFICSAKSSLVNGASIAVDGSEGRSF
- a CDS encoding kinase, whose translation is MIITRTPLRISFFGGGTDYPLWYKENGGAVLSTTINKYCYINCRYLPPFFNHKYRIRYVEREETQDIPEIQHPSVRECLKFMNIDHGIEMVHTSDIPARSGVGSSSAFTVGFLHALNALKGKMITKRQLARDAINVEHNLIKENVGAQDQVAVAFGGLNKIEFGGENEFYVNPITIPKEKIELLQSHLMLFFTGFSRNASDIAQEQIKKTPALKNQLQGMQGMVDKAVGILNSGSCDIQDFGKLLHESWQIKRSLTRMISTSEIDAIYETALSAGALGGKLLGAGGGGFILVFAQPQVQLKIKERLSKILYVPFSFEKLGSQVIMYSTQDFY
- a CDS encoding NAD-dependent epimerase/dehydratase family protein yields the protein MFYNKKVLITGGAGFVGANLIKRMISLGAKIRATIHRKDPVVSDDRIEYIRCDLMHMEDCRKVVADMEYVFMCAANTSGAAVIASTPLVHVTPNIIMNSQVLEAAYFAQVKKFIFLSSNAAYPPSGDNPVTEKEMFDADPYDIYFGVGWMKRFIEILCRLYSQKLKNPMPCVVVRPSNIYGPYDDFDFATSHMMAATLRKVIERHDPIKIWGTGQDIRDLIYIDDFIDGLILAAEKISTFDAVNIAQGKAYNLKEILRMALEIEGYQNARITYDSTKPSMIPVRLIDIKKAQDSLGFIPKTDIYNGIAKTISWYKKVNT
- a CDS encoding NAD-dependent epimerase/dehydratase family protein, coding for MIKADTLKIFNKKNVLVTGGTGLIGRQVVKILCDNGSRVKIVSLDKLRVDDRAEHVLGDLTDFNLCKELTKDMDFVFHLAGIKGSIDVTKKKPASFFVPLLMFNTNVLEAARLNKVKKVVYTSSIGAYASAEVFKETENLDGPPMDMFPGWAKRMAELQVQAYKIQYGLDNFSVVRPCNVYGPGDNFDPDNAMVIPSLMYRISKKEDPVIVWGDGSAIRDFAYSLDVAEGVILALLYGTGSGFVNLGSGKGVSIKELVETLHTFLDFNYRFDITKSSGFPMRVMDISLARKLFNYSPDTSLREGLKQTWDWFIDNQGEYLAKKNYFKE
- a CDS encoding dTDP-4-dehydrorhamnose 3,5-epimerase family protein; the encoded protein is MKVEKTKMDGVLLVTPPTIFEDFRGRYIEIYNDQLYRKSGIDIDFIQDDISVSSKHVLRGIHGDNKTWKLISCLSGKFYLAVVNWDKASAQYGQWDAFVLSEDNRLQVLVPPKFGNGHLVLSEQAIFHYKQSTNYDRASQFTISWNDPRLNIPWPVEKPILSKRDSGEGDVLQ
- a CDS encoding sugar phosphate nucleotidyltransferase is translated as MKNIDVVILCGGLGRRLRPAVSDRPKPMAQVNNKPFLDILIQYLAGFGLKRFILCSGYMGDAIRKHYKRIPKSLEIVLSQEKKPLGTGGAIKNAQSLILSSSFLVLNGDSFCRVNFSDFYKFHLKKKALLSIVLSRPKDDQNSGVVILDHRERIVKFNEKVKPLKGSFCSVGIYLMGKEIFQFMGENKIFSLEYDLFPALAGKNCYGYYCKKDFVDIGTPQNLMKASNFLKHE